In the genome of Solibacillus silvestris, one region contains:
- a CDS encoding ATPase: protein MKVTEYYQTSVQEVMKKLDVTQYGLNDYEVRGRQKKYGYNELKEGKQKNIFQVFLEQFQDFLVLILIVAAIVSIFLGDMDSSIVILVVIILNAILGTVQHARAEKSLNSLKEMSAPVSKVKRNGEILEIPSRNVIVGDLLILEAGDSISADGRVVESYSLQINESSLTGESLAVDKVANTIHETELALGDRKNMVYSGSFVTNGRGAVAVTSIGMNTEIGKIAKLIDNAKEKKTPLQVNLDKFGKRLAIGIIFICIIIFALDIIRGREMIDSFMFAVSLAVAAIPEALSSIVTIVLAVGTQNMAKENAIIRKLPAVESLGSVSIICTDKTGTLTQNKMTVQEIYTGEQFFSSSELEPANPNHKKLLDFAILCNDSMMLRDKTIGDPTELALVKLGHEFEMSEQLIRGLHPRVGEIPFDSTRKLMSTVHRMGNRNVMITKGAVDELLPRISRVDSSSSTIITNEQLEKINQANTAFSNAGLRVIAITYKDVFSSHISEKDEQGLTFVGLIAMMDPPRDESAQAVADCIEAGIKPVMITGDHKITAIAIAKQLGILKSPDEAIEGKEIEKLSDRELKNKVESFSVYARVSPEHKIRIVKAWQEKGHVVAMTGDGVNDAPALKQAEIGVAMGKTGTEVAKDASAMILTDDNFLTIVKSISNGRSIYANIKNAIKFLLSGNAGAIFVVLYATLFALPAPFLPIHLLFINLLTDSLPAIAIGLEPHNKKLMKEKPRHINESLLNKKFVSQVGFEGLIIAAVTIIAFQVGLSTGDTAVATTMAFATLCLSRLLHGFNCRSEESIFKIGIFSNLAVWIAFLLGFTILNFVLINGLFEVANLTSNQYLMIYGLSLVPLVIIQVRKLFFGPAKA from the coding sequence ATGAAAGTAACAGAATATTACCAAACATCTGTACAAGAGGTAATGAAAAAGTTAGATGTGACGCAATATGGGTTAAATGATTACGAAGTTCGTGGCCGACAGAAAAAGTATGGATATAACGAATTAAAAGAAGGAAAACAGAAAAATATTTTTCAAGTTTTCTTGGAGCAGTTTCAGGATTTTTTAGTACTCATTTTAATTGTTGCGGCAATTGTTTCGATATTCCTTGGAGATATGGACAGTTCCATTGTCATTTTAGTTGTCATAATATTAAATGCCATTCTGGGAACCGTTCAGCATGCACGAGCTGAAAAATCATTGAACAGTTTAAAAGAAATGTCGGCACCCGTTTCAAAAGTAAAACGCAATGGAGAGATTTTGGAAATCCCATCTAGAAATGTAATTGTAGGGGACTTGCTCATTTTGGAAGCGGGCGATTCTATTAGTGCGGATGGACGAGTAGTTGAAAGTTACAGTTTGCAAATAAATGAAAGTTCGTTAACAGGCGAATCTTTGGCAGTCGATAAAGTAGCCAATACTATTCATGAAACAGAGCTTGCACTGGGAGACAGAAAAAACATGGTGTACTCCGGCAGCTTTGTAACAAATGGACGTGGAGCGGTGGCTGTTACTTCGATTGGAATGAATACTGAAATCGGAAAAATTGCTAAGCTGATCGATAATGCGAAAGAGAAAAAAACTCCTTTGCAAGTTAATCTTGATAAATTCGGGAAACGTCTTGCGATTGGAATTATCTTTATTTGTATTATTATCTTCGCACTGGATATTATTCGCGGGCGCGAGATGATTGATTCCTTTATGTTTGCAGTTTCATTGGCAGTTGCGGCAATCCCTGAAGCGTTAAGTTCGATTGTGACGATTGTTTTGGCAGTAGGGACTCAAAATATGGCAAAAGAAAATGCGATTATCCGCAAATTGCCTGCAGTAGAAAGTTTGGGAAGTGTTTCGATTATTTGTACAGACAAAACAGGGACGCTGACACAAAACAAGATGACTGTTCAGGAAATTTATACGGGGGAGCAGTTTTTCTCATCTAGCGAGCTGGAGCCGGCCAATCCGAATCATAAAAAACTGCTCGATTTCGCGATTCTTTGCAATGATTCTATGATGCTAAGGGATAAAACAATAGGAGATCCAACAGAACTTGCGCTTGTAAAGTTAGGACATGAATTTGAAATGAGTGAGCAACTGATACGCGGGCTTCATCCGCGTGTAGGAGAGATTCCTTTCGATTCTACTCGAAAATTAATGAGTACTGTTCACCGTATGGGGAACCGTAATGTCATGATTACTAAAGGGGCAGTGGACGAGCTTCTTCCCCGTATTAGTCGCGTCGATTCAAGCAGCAGTACAATTATTACAAACGAGCAGCTAGAAAAGATTAATCAGGCGAATACCGCATTTTCGAATGCCGGGTTACGCGTAATTGCAATTACGTATAAAGATGTCTTTTCTTCTCATATAAGTGAAAAGGACGAGCAAGGCTTAACATTTGTCGGTCTAATCGCGATGATGGATCCTCCGCGCGATGAATCGGCACAGGCAGTTGCAGATTGTATTGAAGCAGGAATTAAACCTGTCATGATTACAGGGGACCATAAAATTACAGCAATTGCGATCGCGAAACAGCTCGGTATATTAAAAAGTCCTGATGAAGCAATTGAAGGAAAGGAAATTGAAAAGCTTTCGGATCGGGAATTGAAAAATAAGGTGGAAAGCTTCTCTGTCTATGCTCGTGTATCTCCAGAGCACAAAATCCGTATTGTAAAGGCTTGGCAAGAAAAGGGACATGTTGTCGCAATGACGGGGGATGGGGTAAATGACGCCCCGGCGTTAAAACAGGCTGAAATTGGTGTGGCAATGGGGAAAACAGGAACAGAAGTGGCTAAAGATGCGTCAGCAATGATTTTAACCGACGATAACTTTTTAACAATCGTCAAATCGATCTCCAACGGACGAAGTATTTATGCCAATATTAAAAACGCAATTAAATTTCTTTTGTCCGGGAATGCAGGGGCGATTTTCGTTGTTTTATATGCGACGCTTTTCGCTTTGCCGGCGCCGTTTCTGCCGATTCATCTGCTGTTTATCAACTTATTAACGGATAGTCTTCCAGCAATTGCGATTGGTTTGGAACCGCATAATAAGAAATTGATGAAGGAAAAACCGCGTCACATAAATGAGTCACTCCTAAATAAAAAATTCGTATCCCAAGTAGGTTTTGAAGGCCTGATTATTGCAGCAGTCACAATTATCGCCTTCCAAGTGGGCTTATCGACAGGCGATACAGCAGTCGCAACAACGATGGCGTTTGCAACATTATGTTTATCAAGGTTGCTGCATGGATTTAATTGCCGATCGGAAGAATCCATTTTTAAAATAGGAATTTTCTCAAATTTGGCAGTTTGGATCGCCTTTTTACTTGGGTTTACAATACTGAACTTTGTACTAATCAACGGGTTATTTGAGGTTGCTAATTTGACGAGTAACCAATATTTAATGATTTATGGGTTATCTTTGGTGCCATTAGTTATTATCCAAGTCCGTAAACTGTTTTTCGGGCCTGCTAAGGCATAA
- a CDS encoding nucleotide kinase, whose translation MTGQGIKNIYKELMDEAKAVYLLKGAHGFKVSELLQKIGSHYCEKGAHIELFHDPLFENTVEAVYIQAPHQILIVQATNPSIEPVLPGIRDHVISLNDCLDEQYISLYGNLSSVNESKQAYYDQCFAKLADAIHIHDDWEVETRKQMEWSGLDQQFAELTNGLFGETNRQKSGQLTHRLLGTLTPTGAQDTVQSITQNLEKRLFIKGYPGTGKSSMMKKLANEAISRGFDVQLVWCGLDSNSIDMVIIPELKFCIFDSTEPHVYFPDGNRPGDEIFDIAQHCHPTEVEEKNIEAIVEKYKATMAGAKHFAAKYAEQERKVREAVDAAINLDEFNKRTAGLFELF comes from the coding sequence ATGACAGGGCAGGGTATTAAAAATATTTATAAAGAGCTAATGGATGAAGCAAAAGCTGTGTATTTATTAAAGGGAGCACACGGTTTCAAAGTTTCTGAGTTACTGCAGAAAATTGGCTCTCATTATTGTGAAAAAGGTGCCCACATTGAGCTTTTCCATGATCCTTTATTTGAAAATACGGTCGAGGCTGTTTATATTCAAGCCCCTCATCAGATTTTAATTGTTCAAGCGACAAACCCGTCAATAGAACCGGTACTGCCGGGGATACGGGATCATGTCATTTCCCTGAATGACTGTTTGGATGAACAATACATTTCATTGTATGGAAATTTGTCTTCGGTAAACGAATCGAAACAAGCCTATTATGACCAATGCTTCGCCAAGCTTGCAGATGCTATTCACATTCATGATGACTGGGAAGTCGAAACGAGAAAGCAAATGGAATGGAGCGGGTTGGATCAACAGTTTGCGGAGTTGACGAACGGTCTGTTTGGCGAAACGAATCGGCAGAAATCCGGCCAGCTTACTCATCGCTTACTCGGAACATTAACCCCAACAGGAGCGCAAGACACAGTACAAAGCATTACGCAAAATCTTGAAAAGAGATTGTTTATTAAAGGGTATCCTGGAACAGGGAAATCTTCGATGATGAAGAAATTAGCCAATGAAGCGATAAGCAGAGGCTTTGATGTACAACTCGTTTGGTGCGGACTGGATTCCAATTCGATTGATATGGTCATTATCCCTGAATTGAAATTCTGTATTTTTGACAGTACGGAGCCGCACGTGTATTTTCCTGATGGAAATCGTCCTGGTGATGAAATTTTCGATATTGCTCAGCATTGTCATCCGACAGAAGTAGAAGAAAAGAATATTGAAGCAATCGTAGAAAAGTACAAAGCAACGATGGCAGGTGCAAAACATTTTGCAGCAAAATACGCAGAACAAGAAAGGAAAGTACGTGAAGCAGTAGATGCTGCTATCAACTTAGATGAATTCAATAAACGAACAGCCGGGCTTTTTGAGCTTTTCTGA
- a CDS encoding oxidoreductase, whose product MNRFEGKVIIVTGAGSGLGQAATLQIAKEGAKLVLVDLNQAGLDETKKKVQEVAPNAETLLVTANVATESEVENFVNQTVEKFGKIDGFFNNAGIEGKQNLTGDYGIEEFHKVISVNLNGVFYGMKYVLKVMKEQGYGSIVNTASVGGIRGVGNQSGYAASKHGVVGLTRNSAIEYGQYGISIKAIAPGAIMTPMVEGSLRQMGGDNWEEVGKEFVKPNPMRRFGKPEEVGYLVAFLLSNEADFINAAVIPIDGGQSYKY is encoded by the coding sequence ATGAATCGTTTTGAAGGAAAAGTTATAATTGTTACCGGTGCAGGTTCGGGATTAGGACAAGCTGCCACATTGCAAATTGCAAAGGAAGGCGCAAAGCTTGTACTCGTTGATTTAAACCAGGCTGGACTGGATGAAACAAAGAAAAAAGTGCAAGAAGTGGCACCAAATGCTGAAACATTGTTAGTGACAGCAAACGTAGCTACAGAGAGCGAAGTCGAAAATTTTGTCAATCAAACGGTTGAGAAGTTCGGCAAAATTGATGGTTTCTTTAACAATGCAGGAATTGAAGGAAAGCAAAATTTAACTGGTGATTACGGAATTGAAGAATTTCATAAAGTCATATCCGTCAATTTAAACGGTGTCTTCTATGGTATGAAATATGTGCTTAAAGTAATGAAGGAGCAAGGATACGGCTCGATTGTCAATACGGCTTCGGTTGGCGGGATCCGTGGTGTGGGTAACCAGTCAGGCTATGCGGCAAGTAAGCATGGCGTTGTCGGTTTAACGCGCAACTCGGCGATTGAATACGGCCAATACGGGATTTCGATTAAAGCAATTGCCCCTGGTGCAATTATGACCCCAATGGTAGAAGGATCACTGCGCCAAATGGGTGGCGATAACTGGGAGGAAGTCGGTAAGGAGTTTGTAAAGCCGAATCCGATGAGACGTTTCGGTAAGCCGGAAGAAGTCGGTTATTTAGTGGCATTCCTCTTATCAAACGAAGCGGACTTCATCAACGCAGCAGTTATTCCAATTGACGGTGGGCAGTCTTATAAATATTAA
- a CDS encoding type II DNA modification enzyme has protein sequence MDQKKTEILWREEKYNVMFHSQNYYNAIRQAMKDKGAYEEISALIEQALNLTPTEGSMRNACQHMWGYFKKVATEEEKKQYEQLIQTTSFSELLTFLRQLAEKYGVTYLLESRVLER, from the coding sequence ATGGATCAGAAGAAGACGGAAATCCTTTGGCGTGAGGAAAAGTATAATGTGATGTTTCACAGCCAAAATTACTATAATGCAATTCGACAGGCGATGAAAGACAAGGGCGCTTACGAAGAAATTTCAGCGCTGATCGAACAGGCATTAAACTTAACGCCAACAGAAGGAAGCATGCGCAATGCTTGCCAACATATGTGGGGCTATTTTAAAAAGGTTGCAACCGAAGAAGAGAAAAAACAGTACGAACAATTGATACAAACAACAAGCTTCAGCGAATTATTAACCTTTTTAAGACAATTGGCAGAGAAATATGGAGTAACATATTTACTGGAAAGCCGCGTTTTGGAGCGTTAA
- a CDS encoding acetamidase — translation MVNELTSVSGEITGELVYREKPVIQAAETIFVNEFTDGVLNPNAPMLGPLKDGGTIIANTAPGCWGPMITPTIRGGHEVTKPVYVEGAEVGDAIVIQIKSIQVTSIATSSGTDEAQNERFIGDPFVKVKCPGCGKLHPPTIVQGIGQESVKCMTCGTDTTPFKISNGYTMTFNSKGNVGLTVGKEAARRIAQDSKNYMRTPENSVQNPITSFAPSDLIGVLARMRPFVGQLGTTPSKAMPDSHNAGDFGTFLIGAPHEFTMTEDELNIHRTDGHMDINRVREGAVVICPVKVPGGGVYVGDMHAMQGDGEIAGHTTDVSGIVQLQVSVLKKVNLDGPILLPNVEDLPYTAKPFTKEEKRIARELAEEFGVKQVEESFPLSIVGTGANLNVATENALDRAAKLFELTVEEVRNRATITGGIEIGRHPGVVTATVQMPKTLLKKARLFKTIKRQYD, via the coding sequence ATGGTAAATGAACTAACATCAGTGAGTGGAGAAATAACAGGAGAGTTGGTATACCGGGAAAAACCAGTCATTCAGGCTGCTGAAACAATATTCGTCAATGAATTTACAGATGGTGTATTAAATCCGAATGCACCGATGTTAGGACCATTAAAAGATGGGGGGACGATTATTGCCAATACAGCTCCTGGCTGTTGGGGCCCAATGATTACACCGACGATTCGCGGAGGACATGAAGTAACGAAGCCGGTATATGTGGAAGGTGCGGAAGTCGGAGATGCAATTGTTATTCAGATTAAGTCGATTCAAGTGACATCGATTGCGACTTCTTCAGGAACAGACGAAGCTCAGAATGAACGTTTTATCGGAGATCCTTTTGTGAAAGTGAAATGCCCGGGTTGCGGGAAGCTCCATCCGCCGACAATTGTCCAGGGTATCGGTCAGGAATCGGTAAAATGTATGACATGCGGGACGGATACAACACCATTTAAAATTTCAAACGGCTATACGATGACATTTAATTCAAAAGGGAATGTCGGATTAACGGTCGGAAAAGAGGCTGCACGCCGGATTGCTCAAGACAGCAAAAACTATATGCGAACTCCGGAAAATTCCGTTCAAAATCCAATTACTTCATTCGCTCCGAGTGATTTAATCGGAGTGCTTGCAAGAATGCGTCCGTTTGTTGGACAGCTTGGAACAACGCCATCAAAAGCAATGCCGGATTCTCATAATGCCGGTGATTTCGGAACATTTTTAATCGGAGCACCACATGAATTTACGATGACCGAAGACGAGCTGAATATTCACCGTACAGATGGACATATGGATATTAATCGTGTACGTGAAGGGGCTGTTGTCATTTGCCCTGTAAAAGTTCCTGGTGGCGGTGTATACGTAGGAGATATGCATGCAATGCAGGGTGATGGAGAAATTGCCGGACATACGACAGATGTCTCGGGTATCGTACAGCTTCAGGTAAGTGTATTGAAAAAAGTAAATTTGGACGGTCCAATTCTGCTGCCGAATGTAGAGGATTTGCCTTATACTGCAAAACCTTTTACGAAAGAAGAAAAACGCATTGCACGTGAGTTGGCTGAAGAATTCGGTGTGAAGCAAGTTGAGGAAAGTTTCCCGTTGTCGATAGTAGGAACAGGAGCTAACTTAAACGTGGCTACAGAAAATGCACTCGATCGAGCAGCAAAATTATTTGAGCTAACAGTGGAAGAAGTGAGAAATCGTGCAACCATTACCGGTGGAATTGAAATAGGAAGGCACCCGGGTGTTGTGACGGCTACGGTTCAGATGCCGAAAACACTTCTGAAAAAAGCGAGACTGTTTAAAACCATTAAACGCCAGTATGACTGA
- a CDS encoding Fe-S-cluster redox enzyme, with translation MEGSLLLLSFDEQLFQRTDGQTGKKLEQALEEDFLFVKTAIWGAPVQSNEFLLEQERAEKFCFQLIKKYWGKLELYSNDSVHETNTVNEKMKQYFAEQQNRKALFSFLHTQGEVAFDQLIEFIYTKPVPVSRQQTGLEKMYVYKVNNQFFVQPIYFVNEKYWKIIGAKKIYSLFLQVPLRNITRPVELMRHFKTLLAGQFTANRIATIIHKLVQKIDYENPKSDEVKQLHLLNVRTHFTSGRRHMLKLRKCIHALLENWSTGKFALNMKEQTLLGYMLFQEAVYKRDYRSILLQGMYLIEEERINNHAIELVVEYADVLSSMNPQPDTLVKDYRENYLEHVFYELINSVVKEEQFGLGMELLKNNELASCTAVFQLLHADETETMLHIIEATVQRDIALFIDGSPQNIRESIIIWQQQYLKKGSAYYRVAEMTSQHICNLLKILFWAEEDLLVEKLLAVYKKYLIIPHHFQDLRLFIERRVALC, from the coding sequence ATGGAGGGATCTTTGTTGTTGCTTTCATTTGATGAGCAGCTCTTTCAACGGACGGACGGACAAACAGGAAAAAAGCTAGAGCAAGCTTTGGAGGAAGATTTTCTATTTGTAAAAACTGCAATTTGGGGTGCACCTGTACAAAGTAATGAATTTTTGTTGGAGCAGGAGCGTGCAGAAAAGTTTTGCTTTCAGTTAATCAAAAAATATTGGGGTAAACTAGAATTATATAGTAATGATTCAGTTCACGAGACGAATACAGTGAATGAAAAAATGAAGCAGTATTTTGCCGAGCAGCAAAACAGAAAAGCGTTATTTTCATTTTTACATACACAAGGGGAAGTGGCATTTGACCAGCTGATTGAATTTATTTATACAAAACCTGTTCCTGTATCTCGTCAACAAACAGGACTTGAGAAAATGTATGTGTACAAAGTAAACAATCAATTTTTTGTGCAACCAATTTATTTTGTAAATGAAAAGTACTGGAAAATAATTGGGGCGAAGAAGATTTATTCACTGTTTTTACAAGTACCCTTAAGGAACATTACAAGACCCGTTGAATTAATGAGACATTTTAAAACATTGCTTGCGGGACAATTCACGGCAAATCGGATTGCAACTATTATTCATAAGCTCGTACAAAAGATTGATTATGAAAATCCGAAATCTGATGAAGTAAAGCAGCTGCATCTATTAAATGTCCGAACGCATTTTACAAGTGGACGACGTCATATGCTGAAGCTTCGAAAATGCATTCACGCATTACTGGAAAATTGGTCGACCGGAAAGTTTGCATTAAATATGAAAGAGCAAACATTGCTTGGCTATATGTTATTTCAGGAGGCGGTTTATAAAAGAGATTATCGGAGTATTTTACTGCAGGGTATGTATTTAATTGAAGAAGAGCGGATTAATAATCATGCGATTGAACTTGTCGTTGAATATGCTGACGTGTTGAGCAGCATGAACCCGCAGCCTGATACACTTGTGAAAGATTACCGGGAAAACTACTTGGAGCATGTCTTTTATGAACTGATTAATAGTGTTGTAAAAGAGGAGCAGTTTGGGCTTGGGATGGAGCTGTTGAAAAATAATGAGCTCGCGTCATGTACAGCGGTATTTCAGCTGCTGCATGCCGATGAAACGGAAACGATGCTACATATAATCGAAGCGACTGTTCAACGCGATATTGCTCTATTCATTGATGGTTCGCCACAAAATATCAGGGAATCGATCATTATTTGGCAACAGCAATATTTAAAAAAAGGCAGCGCTTATTATCGTGTTGCTGAAATGACATCACAGCATATTTGCAATTTGTTGAAAATACTGTTTTGGGCAGAAGAAGATCTTTTAGTGGAGAAACTATTAGCGGTCTATAAGAAATATTTGATTATACCGCATCATTTCCAAGATTTGCGCCTATTTATTGAGCGCCGTGTAGCTCTATGTTAA
- a CDS encoding carnitine dehydratase, whose translation MTILNGLKVLDFCSLLPGPLASMMFADLGADVIHVESERRVDLMRIMPPYDEDKESYFHQHLNRSKKSLQLNLKSAESIEIIKKLIQDYDIVIEGFRPGVMKRLGIDYETLREFNPRLIYCAITGYGQTGPYATRPGHDNNYLSIGGVLNHSRLKDKKPVAMGIQIADIAGGTMHAAVGILAAAFHREKTGEGKFIDVSMTDAVFSMNALYGTQYLGSGRPPQPEEEILNGGTFYDYYRTKDGRYFSVGSLEPQFRKLLCEALGIPELIDSTFNDSYYTQQRFKEAVTDAFCSKTFDQWLEIFNEDFHGCVEPVLTFDEACEHPQIKERNMLVDVQKPDGSSQRQIGTALKISGVEPTYKHVGAKMGEHTEEILAAYGYSKEQIEQLTKAGVLQ comes from the coding sequence ATGACTATTTTAAATGGGTTAAAAGTTTTGGATTTTTGTTCGCTATTACCGGGACCGCTTGCGTCAATGATGTTTGCAGATCTTGGGGCAGATGTTATTCATGTGGAATCAGAGCGCCGTGTTGATTTAATGCGGATTATGCCGCCGTATGATGAAGATAAGGAATCTTACTTCCATCAGCATTTAAACCGTTCAAAAAAATCTTTGCAGCTCAATTTAAAGTCTGCGGAGAGCATTGAAATTATTAAAAAGCTTATCCAAGATTATGACATTGTCATTGAAGGGTTCCGCCCAGGTGTGATGAAGCGTCTTGGAATTGACTATGAAACATTGCGCGAATTCAATCCGCGCCTCATTTACTGTGCGATTACAGGCTATGGACAAACCGGGCCATATGCAACACGGCCAGGCCATGATAATAACTACTTATCAATTGGCGGAGTGCTCAATCATTCCCGTTTAAAGGATAAAAAACCTGTTGCAATGGGAATTCAAATCGCGGATATTGCCGGCGGGACAATGCATGCTGCTGTCGGAATATTAGCGGCTGCTTTTCACCGTGAAAAAACAGGCGAAGGGAAATTTATTGATGTCTCGATGACCGATGCGGTGTTTTCTATGAATGCTTTATATGGCACACAATATCTCGGAAGTGGCCGTCCGCCTCAGCCAGAAGAGGAAATTTTAAACGGCGGAACATTTTATGATTACTACCGTACGAAAGACGGGCGCTATTTTTCAGTCGGCAGCCTGGAGCCTCAGTTTCGTAAACTGCTATGTGAAGCGCTCGGCATTCCGGAACTGATCGACAGCACATTTAATGACTCCTACTATACACAGCAACGCTTTAAGGAAGCGGTTACCGATGCGTTTTGCTCGAAAACATTTGATCAGTGGCTAGAAATTTTCAATGAAGACTTCCACGGATGTGTGGAGCCCGTTCTTACATTTGACGAAGCTTGCGAACACCCGCAAATAAAAGAAAGGAATATGCTTGTAGATGTTCAGAAACCGGATGGATCCTCGCAACGCCAAATTGGAACTGCCCTGAAAATAAGCGGAGTTGAGCCGACTTATAAACATGTCGGGGCAAAAATGGGTGAACATACCGAGGAAATTTTAGCTGCATATGGCTATAGTAAAGAACAAATCGAGCAACTAACCAAAGCAGGGGTATTACAGTAA